One genomic region from Terriglobus aquaticus encodes:
- a CDS encoding M56 family metallopeptidase, which translates to MSTAMHSLANYLLNALWQSVLICAAGWGVARLVRPLGVAAEHRVWVSVLCAQCILPACAAPGLAASLQRWMASGNERNGAVTVTVGAAQAIGRGGAGVMLLDLAVTMWALVTFAFAMRFVVQMWQLRNLRRDASPLTLNDADALWMRDSCAQLGIAHPELLTSSSANTPLTFGFSRPVLILPSGFAQRVSTSRLRAALAHELAHATRHDARKQVLFRVATLPLAWHPAVHFAMAKIAETRECVCDGLAAGMTGSAREYARSLLELASLLTARRPANAHAIGLFDANQLERRVLMLNRRVFPMARSLRVGLVAGSGVLAMVACTSALAFRMDAPGQPSAVSASDQKKQQGPVRIAPGVAAGQVVQKVTPVYPPEAKKAHIFGAVVLHAIIGKTGSIEQLDVVSGPPELRDSALDAVRQWVYKPYLLNGEPVAVDTTITVNYSFSENPPANAPAPGTK; encoded by the coding sequence ATGAGCACAGCAATGCACTCCTTGGCGAATTATCTGTTGAACGCTTTATGGCAATCGGTGCTGATTTGCGCGGCCGGATGGGGAGTCGCACGGCTGGTGCGGCCGCTGGGGGTTGCGGCGGAGCATCGCGTGTGGGTGAGTGTGCTCTGCGCGCAATGCATACTGCCGGCTTGTGCGGCGCCGGGGCTTGCGGCGTCTCTGCAGCGATGGATGGCATCGGGCAACGAACGCAACGGTGCAGTCACCGTCACCGTGGGGGCGGCGCAAGCAATCGGCCGTGGTGGCGCTGGCGTTATGCTCCTGGACCTCGCTGTCACGATGTGGGCTTTGGTGACCTTCGCGTTCGCCATGCGATTCGTGGTGCAGATGTGGCAGCTGCGGAACTTGCGGCGGGACGCTTCACCACTCACGCTGAATGACGCGGACGCGCTGTGGATGCGCGACTCCTGCGCACAGCTTGGCATCGCACACCCCGAGCTGCTGACTTCCAGCAGTGCGAACACGCCGCTGACCTTTGGGTTTAGCCGGCCCGTGCTGATCTTGCCAAGCGGCTTTGCACAGCGTGTCAGCACCAGCCGCTTGCGTGCCGCGCTAGCGCACGAACTGGCGCACGCGACACGACACGATGCAAGGAAGCAGGTGCTGTTTCGAGTCGCCACGCTGCCGCTGGCGTGGCACCCTGCCGTGCACTTTGCCATGGCCAAGATTGCCGAAACGCGTGAGTGCGTTTGCGATGGGCTTGCTGCCGGAATGACGGGAAGCGCGCGGGAGTATGCGCGATCGCTGCTGGAACTCGCTTCCCTGCTGACCGCACGCCGGCCAGCCAACGCTCACGCCATCGGCCTGTTCGATGCCAACCAGTTGGAGAGGAGAGTTCTTATGTTGAACCGTCGTGTGTTTCCTATGGCTCGGTCCTTGCGCGTAGGTCTGGTGGCAGGCAGTGGTGTGCTGGCAATGGTGGCGTGTACGTCTGCCCTGGCATTTCGAATGGACGCGCCGGGACAGCCCTCGGCTGTGTCGGCTTCGGATCAGAAGAAGCAACAGGGTCCGGTTCGCATTGCGCCGGGCGTAGCAGCAGGGCAGGTGGTCCAGAAAGTCACACCGGTGTATCCGCCGGAAGCGAAGAAGGCGCATATCTTCGGCGCGGTGGTGTTGCACGCGATCATCGGCAAGACGGGATCGATCGAACAGTTGGATGTTGTCTCGGGACCGCCGGAGTTACGCGACTCGGCCCTCGACGCCGTACGCCAGTGGGTTTACAAGCCATACCTGCTGAATGGCGAGCCAGTCGCGGTCGATACGACCATCACCGTGAACTATTCGTTCTCAGAAAACCCGCCGGCGAACGCACCGGCACCCGGCACGAAGTAG
- a CDS encoding chloride channel protein, giving the protein MSDFSVDRRVWVLSGVAVLIGVCATFLAVLLLRLIALSTNLFYYHRLSFASVSPAGSPLGHWMVVVPVVGGLIVGLMARFGSDKIRGHGIPEAIEAILLHRARVDPKIAVLKPVSAAVAIGSGGPFGAEGPIIMTGGAAGSLIGQWMHVTDSERTTLLVAGAAAGMSATFATPVAAILLAVELLLFEWRPRSLVPVAVASATAALLRVYWLGAGPLFQMPALPDLTRVSFVIGALFLGALLGLVSAGMSRLMYWFEDRFDHLPIHWMWWPALGGIGIGVGGLFFPRGLGVGYENIAELLRGNAPLGLIVGILIAKSLMWAFSLGSGTSGGVLAPLLMIGGAVGALAGHLAHASADAQAVWALIGMGSMLAGALGVPLTAILFSLEVTHCLPALLPLAVACVASYIVTAMIMPRSILTEKLSRRGYHLTREYGVDPLELVLVKEVMSPLALGEENLTLPKIYTYADSTTRSAAELMATEGVERIPVIDRANGQACGELSLHDLLRGRGRSVVRESERLRLYSYVPPELGGHN; this is encoded by the coding sequence TTGAGCGACTTTTCAGTCGATCGGCGCGTTTGGGTGCTCTCCGGCGTGGCGGTGCTCATCGGCGTGTGCGCGACATTTCTAGCGGTGCTGCTTCTGCGTCTTATCGCGCTCTCGACGAACCTCTTCTATTACCACCGCCTCAGCTTTGCATCGGTCTCGCCCGCGGGCAGCCCGCTTGGGCACTGGATGGTTGTCGTTCCCGTGGTGGGCGGGCTCATCGTGGGCCTGATGGCGCGGTTCGGTTCCGACAAGATTCGCGGTCACGGCATACCGGAGGCAATCGAGGCCATTCTGCTGCACCGCGCGCGGGTTGATCCAAAGATCGCGGTCTTGAAGCCGGTGTCGGCGGCGGTCGCTATCGGATCCGGTGGGCCCTTCGGCGCGGAAGGCCCAATAATCATGACAGGAGGTGCCGCCGGCTCCCTGATTGGTCAGTGGATGCACGTAACCGACAGCGAGCGGACCACCCTGCTGGTTGCGGGAGCGGCGGCGGGCATGTCCGCCACCTTTGCGACACCGGTCGCCGCAATCCTGCTCGCAGTGGAGTTGCTGCTGTTTGAATGGCGGCCGCGGAGCCTGGTTCCCGTGGCAGTGGCAAGTGCAACGGCGGCGCTGCTGCGGGTTTATTGGCTCGGCGCAGGTCCGCTGTTCCAGATGCCCGCGCTGCCGGACCTGACGCGTGTCTCATTCGTCATCGGTGCATTGTTCCTCGGAGCTCTGCTGGGGCTCGTGTCCGCTGGCATGAGCCGGCTGATGTATTGGTTCGAGGACCGGTTCGACCACCTGCCCATTCACTGGATGTGGTGGCCCGCCCTTGGCGGCATCGGTATCGGTGTGGGAGGCTTGTTTTTCCCGCGCGGCCTCGGCGTTGGCTACGAGAACATAGCAGAGCTGCTTCGCGGAAACGCGCCGCTCGGGCTGATTGTCGGCATCCTGATCGCGAAGTCGTTGATGTGGGCGTTCTCGCTCGGTTCTGGAACGTCTGGCGGCGTGCTGGCACCGCTGCTCATGATCGGCGGAGCGGTAGGCGCGTTGGCGGGACACCTGGCTCATGCCTCGGCAGACGCTCAGGCCGTGTGGGCACTGATCGGCATGGGATCGATGCTCGCCGGCGCGCTAGGAGTGCCTCTGACCGCGATCCTGTTCAGCCTGGAAGTGACGCATTGCCTCCCTGCCCTGCTTCCGCTGGCGGTCGCGTGCGTTGCGTCGTACATCGTGACGGCAATGATCATGCCGCGATCGATTCTGACCGAAAAGCTGAGCCGGCGTGGCTACCACCTCACTCGGGAATATGGCGTCGATCCGCTGGAACTGGTGCTGGTGAAGGAGGTCATGTCGCCTCTTGCCCTGGGAGAAGAAAACCTAACCCTACCGAAGATCTACACGTACGCTGACTCCACGACGCGGTCTGCAGCAGAGCTGATGGCGACGGAAGGCGTGGAGCGCATTCCTGTGATCGATCGAGCAAACGGGCAGGCCTGCGGTGAGCTTTCGTTGCACGATCTGCTGCGCGGGCGGGGGCGGTCTGTCGTGCGAGAAAGCGAACGGCTCAGACTGTACAGCTATGTTCCGCCAGAGTTGGGCGGCCACAACTGA
- a CDS encoding DHA2 family efflux MFS transporter permease subunit yields the protein MPPAAAPIEAAWKPKHNPWLIALTVTLATFMEVLDTSIANVALPHIGGSLGASQEEATWVLTSYLVASAVILPISGWLSNRIGRKRFYMTCVAMFTVSSVLCGFAPNLPMLIFARILQGLGGGGLAPSEQAILADTFSIEKRGQAFALYGMAVVVAPAIGPTLGGWITDNYSWHWIFFINLPIGIISLLLSHRMVEDPPELTARTKRRDPVDYIGLLSVAIGVGMLEFTLDKGQEKDWFGSGEIQTTAILAGVILLFFVLWEWFHPDPIVDLKLLKNRNFGTAVFLQLVLGMVLFGSTVLIPQYLQVLLGYTAENAGKVLSPAGFVMMVGMAIAGRTLGKGDPRFTVMVGYLAVAAGLYNLTRLDLYSSYHTVMLWRALQVVGLPFIFIPISTLNYVGVPRDKSNQISSLSNFARNIGGSAGTALLTTFLARTAQVHSVALGANIYAGSAAVSDFVSRFAQMTRSSVAGAQPLALAQIYGQLGRQANMLAYKNAFFVLACTVAALSPLVWIMRLPPKTAKVDPEQMAAH from the coding sequence ATGCCGCCAGCCGCAGCACCCATCGAAGCAGCGTGGAAGCCGAAGCATAATCCCTGGCTGATCGCGCTGACCGTCACCCTGGCCACCTTCATGGAGGTCCTGGATACCTCTATCGCCAATGTGGCGCTGCCGCACATCGGCGGTTCGCTCGGTGCATCGCAGGAGGAAGCCACGTGGGTGCTCACCAGCTACCTGGTCGCCTCTGCCGTTATCCTGCCCATCAGCGGCTGGCTCTCCAACCGCATCGGCCGCAAGCGCTTCTACATGACGTGCGTGGCTATGTTCACGGTGTCGTCGGTGCTGTGCGGCTTCGCGCCCAACTTGCCCATGCTCATCTTCGCGCGCATTCTGCAGGGGCTAGGCGGCGGCGGTTTGGCACCCAGTGAGCAGGCCATTCTGGCTGACACCTTCTCGATCGAGAAGCGTGGCCAAGCCTTTGCTCTCTACGGCATGGCAGTGGTCGTCGCGCCCGCCATCGGTCCTACCCTCGGCGGCTGGATTACCGACAACTACTCCTGGCACTGGATCTTTTTCATCAACCTGCCTATCGGCATCATCTCGCTGCTGCTGTCGCACCGCATGGTCGAGGACCCACCCGAGCTGACCGCGCGCACCAAGCGCCGCGATCCCGTGGACTACATCGGCCTGCTCAGCGTCGCTATCGGTGTCGGCATGCTCGAGTTCACGCTCGACAAAGGCCAGGAAAAAGACTGGTTCGGCTCCGGTGAGATTCAGACCACCGCGATCCTCGCCGGCGTCATCCTTCTGTTCTTCGTATTGTGGGAGTGGTTTCATCCCGATCCCATCGTCGATCTGAAGTTGCTCAAGAACCGCAACTTCGGCACCGCGGTCTTTCTGCAGTTGGTGCTCGGCATGGTGCTCTTCGGGTCCACCGTACTCATCCCGCAGTATCTGCAGGTGCTGCTGGGCTACACGGCAGAGAACGCTGGCAAAGTGCTATCGCCCGCCGGTTTCGTCATGATGGTGGGCATGGCCATCGCCGGTCGCACCCTGGGCAAGGGCGACCCGCGCTTCACCGTCATGGTCGGCTACCTGGCCGTCGCTGCCGGCCTGTACAACCTGACGCGGCTCGATCTTTACAGCAGCTACCACACGGTCATGCTTTGGCGCGCTCTCCAGGTCGTCGGGCTGCCGTTCATCTTCATCCCAATCAGCACGCTCAACTACGTCGGCGTGCCGCGCGACAAGTCCAATCAGATTTCTTCGCTATCCAACTTCGCCCGCAACATTGGTGGATCGGCCGGCACGGCTCTGCTGACCACCTTCCTGGCACGCACTGCTCAGGTCCACTCCGTTGCGCTGGGCGCGAACATCTATGCGGGCTCCGCCGCGGTCAGCGACTTCGTGTCGCGCTTCGCGCAGATGACGCGTTCCAGCGTGGCCGGCGCGCAGCCGTTGGCGCTGGCGCAAATCTACGGTCAGCTTGGCCGTCAGGCCAACATGCTCGCTTACAAGAATGCGTTCTTCGTCCTTGCCTGCACAGTGGCAGCGCTCTCGCCCCTGGTCTGGATCATGCGCCTTCCGCCGAAGACCGCAAAGGTTGATCCCGAGCAGATGGCGGCCCACTAG
- a CDS encoding BlaI/MecI/CopY family transcriptional regulator, with amino-acid sequence MGGKKREGLTPLELKVMQSLWSVGSGTVADVQEQMQPTPAYTTVQTVLNILERKGKLTRTLEGRAYRYRPALSEAKAHSHALRDLVDRMFGGSSEDLVMSLVKTRQLDAKRLASIARKLQQQEDGQ; translated from the coding sequence ATGGGCGGGAAGAAGCGGGAAGGTTTGACACCACTGGAGTTGAAGGTGATGCAGTCGTTGTGGTCGGTGGGAAGCGGCACCGTCGCGGACGTGCAGGAGCAGATGCAGCCCACGCCGGCCTACACCACCGTGCAAACGGTGCTGAACATCCTGGAGCGCAAGGGCAAGCTGACTCGCACGCTGGAAGGCCGAGCATACCGGTACCGGCCTGCCCTGTCCGAGGCGAAGGCACATAGCCACGCGTTGCGCGACCTGGTGGACCGCATGTTTGGCGGATCGAGCGAAGACCTGGTGATGAGTCTGGTGAAGACACGGCAGTTGGACGCGAAGCGCCTGGCCAGCATAGCGCGCAAGCTGCAACAGCAGGAGGACGGGCAATGA
- a CDS encoding protein-disulfide reductase DsbD N-terminal domain-containing protein, translated as MMRSSAVCFRVVLAFAIAVPFAPVSQLFAAPPTPAHWSVQHLPSRPVAPGAAFTVTLAAAVQPGWHLYALEEPEGGPLATEIGLQQGDPLTLLDVSEPDPARVPDPVTHSVAGVFLSDVNFTLKLRAPRTRPAADAVSHVLVRYQTCNDQVCLPPRTETVALPLKGLIR; from the coding sequence ATGATGCGCTCATCTGCCGTTTGCTTCCGCGTGGTGCTCGCTTTCGCGATCGCGGTCCCGTTCGCCCCGGTGTCGCAGTTGTTTGCAGCTCCGCCCACGCCGGCCCACTGGTCCGTTCAGCACCTGCCGTCGCGGCCGGTTGCTCCCGGCGCGGCGTTCACGGTCACGCTTGCCGCGGCGGTACAGCCGGGCTGGCATCTGTACGCGCTGGAAGAGCCCGAGGGCGGCCCGCTCGCAACCGAGATCGGCCTGCAACAGGGCGATCCGCTCACCCTGCTCGACGTAAGCGAGCCCGACCCAGCCCGGGTTCCCGATCCGGTCACGCACTCGGTGGCGGGCGTCTTCCTCTCCGACGTCAACTTCACCCTGAAACTGCGCGCGCCTCGCACCCGGCCCGCTGCAGACGCCGTCAGCCACGTCCTGGTGCGCTATCAAACCTGCAACGACCAGGTCTGCCTGCCTCCGCGCACCGAGACCGTCGCTCTGCCGCTCAAAGGCTTAATTCGTTAA
- a CDS encoding MarR family winged helix-turn-helix transcriptional regulator: MSGSRRELQQEFDEWKQALPIPEGGPRVAAARQLRDSIRVFTFGFRDWLEDAMRPQGLTLPQLRMLFAVRYGSDASSAKIARLCQVTPQTLQAMLERAVREGWLLRKPAKHNARILVSALTPKGEALLQEAVEATTAFEQQVWRDASLAELKTMNAAFTRAARRIAQMEATGNKPPQKNRKPKARTKL; the protein is encoded by the coding sequence ATGAGCGGAAGTCGCCGCGAGCTTCAGCAAGAATTCGACGAATGGAAACAGGCTCTTCCCATACCGGAAGGCGGCCCGAGGGTGGCGGCTGCGCGGCAACTGCGGGACAGCATCCGCGTGTTTACCTTCGGCTTTCGCGACTGGCTGGAGGACGCCATGCGGCCGCAAGGCCTGACGCTGCCGCAGCTTCGCATGCTCTTCGCGGTCCGCTATGGCAGCGATGCAAGTTCGGCAAAGATCGCGCGACTATGCCAGGTAACACCTCAGACGTTGCAGGCGATGCTGGAACGAGCGGTTCGCGAAGGATGGCTGCTGCGTAAACCAGCGAAACACAACGCACGAATCCTTGTCTCGGCACTCACTCCGAAAGGCGAAGCCCTGCTGCAGGAGGCCGTCGAAGCAACCACCGCGTTCGAGCAGCAGGTGTGGCGTGATGCGAGTCTGGCGGAACTGAAAACGATGAACGCCGCGTTCACCAGGGCGGCACGGCGCATTGCGCAGATGGAGGCCACGGGAAACAAGCCGCCCCAGAAGAACAGGAAGCCGAAAGCGCGCACGAAGCTGTAG
- a CDS encoding LytR/AlgR family response regulator transcription factor gives MGLTAVVVDDEPLARRELHYLLGRIGDVDVVAEASNGIEAVETIRNAAPDVVFLDVQMPGLDGFAVLKKLIDAKALTPEREEPMPEVVFATAFDQYAVRAFEVNAIDYLLKPFEERRVRQAIEKVRARQQASASSNGQTTIETVPQASSEERLESLLKLLELQAGATQAGAATAQAGPARGTRVRSGKVVVRSGQRLLLVEERDVSFASIEEGAISVVTPQMEGLANCRTIEELAEQVDPNSFWRAHRSYLVNIAHIREVVPWFKSTYLLRMDDRKQTEIPVARAQIKRLRELFNL, from the coding sequence ATGGGTCTGACCGCAGTCGTTGTGGATGACGAGCCGCTTGCCCGGCGGGAGTTGCACTACCTGCTCGGTCGCATTGGCGATGTGGACGTAGTCGCCGAGGCGAGCAACGGTATCGAGGCGGTGGAGACGATTCGTAACGCCGCGCCAGACGTGGTCTTTCTGGACGTGCAGATGCCCGGACTGGACGGCTTTGCGGTGTTAAAGAAGCTGATCGACGCCAAGGCTCTGACCCCGGAACGCGAGGAGCCGATGCCCGAGGTGGTCTTTGCGACAGCATTCGACCAGTACGCGGTGCGTGCATTTGAAGTGAATGCAATCGACTACCTGCTGAAGCCATTCGAAGAGCGGCGGGTGCGCCAGGCGATTGAGAAGGTGCGAGCCCGGCAGCAGGCGAGCGCATCGTCAAACGGTCAAACAACTATCGAAACCGTGCCGCAGGCCAGCAGCGAGGAGCGGCTGGAGAGCCTGCTGAAGCTGCTGGAGTTGCAAGCGGGAGCCACGCAGGCCGGGGCTGCAACGGCCCAGGCTGGTCCCGCGCGCGGCACCAGGGTACGCAGCGGTAAGGTCGTGGTGCGCAGCGGACAACGATTGCTGCTGGTGGAGGAGCGCGACGTGTCGTTTGCGTCCATCGAAGAGGGCGCCATCTCCGTGGTGACGCCGCAGATGGAAGGGCTGGCGAACTGCCGCACCATCGAAGAACTGGCCGAGCAGGTGGACCCGAACAGTTTCTGGCGCGCGCACCGGTCGTACCTGGTGAACATTGCGCACATCCGGGAGGTGGTGCCCTGGTTCAAGAGCACGTACCTGCTCCGCATGGATGACCGCAAGCAAACGGAGATCCCGGTGGCACGGGCACAGATCAAGCGGCTTCGGGAGTTGTTCAACTTGTAA
- a CDS encoding MarR family winged helix-turn-helix transcriptional regulator: MADESQRYDMEHLAKFRREIRRFLQFSEQAAISAGLQPQQHQLMLQVAGAPQDESVTVSYIADLMGLKHHTAVGLSKRCEAAGLLRRVQDPQDRRCVVLQLTSLGRRALRQLSEVHTQELRDLAPSLIQALSQIQKT; this comes from the coding sequence ATGGCGGACGAATCACAGCGCTATGACATGGAGCATCTCGCGAAGTTTCGTCGGGAGATCCGGCGTTTTCTCCAGTTCAGTGAACAGGCGGCGATCTCCGCAGGCCTGCAGCCGCAGCAGCATCAACTGATGTTGCAGGTAGCCGGAGCGCCGCAGGATGAGTCCGTCACGGTGAGTTATATCGCCGACCTGATGGGACTTAAACATCACACGGCTGTGGGGCTGAGCAAGCGCTGCGAAGCGGCGGGCCTGCTGCGCAGGGTTCAGGACCCGCAGGATCGCCGTTGCGTGGTGTTGCAGTTGACCAGCTTGGGCCGGCGGGCCTTGCGACAGCTTTCTGAGGTCCACACCCAGGAACTACGCGACCTGGCACCCAGCCTGATTCAGGCGTTGTCGCAGATCCAGAAAACATAG
- the dinB gene encoding DNA polymerase IV, whose amino-acid sequence MPEDFGPPAPPLRKIVHVDMDAFYASVEQRDDPSLRGRPVVVAWKGLRSVVCAASYEARRFGIRSAMPAVRAERLCPEAMFVPPDFVRYKAVSQAVREIFQRHTDAIEPLSLDEAYLDVTENKTGLPTATRVASTIRQQIRDELKLTASAGVAPNKFLAKVASDWRKPNGLFVIQPHEVLEFLRDLPVGRIPGVGKVSEQHLAARGVKTVGDVQRMDRVELEARFGRWSARLHALAHGIDDSPVVANRVRKQVSAEDTFAADVPLYETEPAIRRLAEKVWKASHGNARAARTVVLKLKTKEFTSLTRSLTPVEMPRSAEELGDVAVGMLDRVALPPGQMFRLAGVGLSNFQSDVETPLFAEPGDGVAEI is encoded by the coding sequence ATGCCTGAAGATTTCGGTCCGCCAGCACCGCCCCTGCGCAAGATCGTGCATGTGGACATGGACGCGTTCTACGCGTCGGTGGAGCAGCGCGACGATCCTTCCCTGCGCGGACGACCGGTCGTTGTGGCGTGGAAGGGTTTGCGATCCGTGGTGTGCGCGGCTTCGTACGAGGCGCGGCGCTTCGGCATTCGTTCGGCCATGCCCGCCGTGCGCGCGGAGAGGCTGTGCCCGGAAGCCATGTTCGTTCCGCCGGATTTTGTTCGGTACAAAGCCGTGTCGCAGGCCGTGCGCGAGATCTTTCAGCGGCATACGGACGCGATCGAGCCGCTGTCGCTGGATGAAGCCTACCTAGATGTGACGGAGAACAAGACTGGCCTGCCGACGGCCACGCGCGTGGCCAGCACCATCCGGCAGCAGATTCGGGACGAGCTGAAGCTGACTGCCTCGGCCGGTGTGGCGCCCAACAAATTTCTCGCCAAGGTGGCGTCCGACTGGCGCAAGCCAAATGGCTTGTTCGTCATCCAGCCGCACGAGGTGCTCGAGTTTCTGCGCGACCTACCGGTAGGCCGAATTCCTGGGGTGGGCAAAGTAAGCGAGCAGCACCTGGCCGCACGCGGCGTGAAAACCGTGGGTGACGTGCAGCGGATGGACCGCGTGGAGTTAGAGGCAAGGTTTGGCCGGTGGAGCGCACGGCTGCACGCGCTGGCGCATGGCATTGACGACAGTCCCGTGGTGGCAAACCGCGTTCGCAAACAGGTAAGCGCGGAGGATACGTTTGCCGCCGACGTGCCGCTGTATGAGACCGAACCGGCGATCCGACGACTCGCGGAGAAGGTCTGGAAGGCAAGCCACGGCAACGCCCGTGCCGCGCGCACCGTCGTCCTCAAGTTGAAGACGAAGGAGTTCACCAGTCTTACGCGAAGCTTGACGCCGGTGGAGATGCCGCGTTCTGCGGAAGAGCTGGGCGATGTGGCCGTGGGCATGCTGGACCGCGTTGCTCTGCCGCCGGGGCAGATGTTTCGCCTGGCCGGTGTGGGCCTGAGCAACTTCCAGAGCGATGTGGAAACACCGCTGTTTGCTGAGCCCGGCGACGGCGTAGCGGAGATCTGA